The window GACCAAGCGCATCGAACTCGAACCTGCCGAGACGGTGGAGAAGCGGATCGAGGAGGCGAGTCGCTTCTTCCCCCGCGAGCAGCTGGCGCTTTCGACCCAGTGCGGCTTCGGAACGGTCTGGGAAGGAAACCCGATTCCCGAATCGACCCAGGAAGCGAAGCTGCGGCTGGTCGCCGATATCGCTCATCGCATTTGGAAATGAGGCATCCCAAGCGTTCGTGAGCGTGATTGCGAACCAGACGGGAACACGACCGCCTCCATGCGCCTGAGGACGAAGTGCGCGCACGCAAAATGGCATTCATCAGGTCGTCGGTTTGAATCCGACGGGTGGCGACAGAAAAACGGCGATTTCAACAAATCCAAGGCATGCTAGAAACGCTTCGTCGGAATGTCGCGATTGCCCGAGAACGCAATTAAAGCGCGGCTTCGCGCAGAATCGGTATAACGCGGGCGCCGAAGTCGCGATACCAACCCTTCTGCTCTTCTGGAGATATCCCGCGGCCGAAAATCGCGGCGAAGTGGCCGGCTCCTGCGATGCGGCACTGATTCACGATCTGCTCGGCGACGGCGGCCGGCGTGCCGGCGATAAACTCCTCGTCACCGATCGAAAACGCATGCGCGGTCGGCGTATCGAGCAGCGCGGGACGCTCCGGCGTGTCGACGCGCGGATCGATTTCCAGAAACTTGCGGAAAATGCGGGCTTGCGTCGATTTGATCGACTCGGCGTCGCGATCGCTATCCAACATCGTCACTACGCGGCGCAGGCAGATGTCTTCGGGTTCTACCGGGCGGCCGGCCTTATCGGCTTCGTCACGATAGGCGTCGAAGATCTCAACCACCTTGCTGAGCGGATGAAAGCCCGTGCAGATCTTGGCGCCGCGGCGCGCCGCCTTGCGCGCGGACGCGATACTGACCACCGTCACCCATTTGGGCGGGGAGGGCTGCTGCAACGGGCGCGGGGTCAGGCGCAGGTTGTCGAAATTCCAGAAGCGGCCGTGATGCGAAATCACCGGACTGGCGAGCGCCTGATCGATGATCTCGATCGCTTCGTCGTTGCGGGCTCGCGCTTCATCCGCGCCCAGCCCGACCTGCGCCATTTCCTGCGGGATGCCGGCCGCGGTGCCGATCTCGAGCCGCCCTCCCGTGAGATGGTCAAGCATGCCTATTTCCTCGACCATCTCCCACGGCGAATGATACGGCGGCACCACGCCCATCACACCGAGGCGAATCTTTTTGGTGCGCAGCGAGACGGCGGCGATCAGCAGGTTGGGCGCGGGCGAATAACTGAGTCCGAAATGGTGCTCGCTGAAAAAGATTCCTTCGAAGCCTGCCGGCTCGGCGCTCGCCCAGAGATCGAGATACGCATCGAAATACCGCTGCGATGCTTCCGGATCGAAATGCTGCCCGGGCGAGTGCGGCGAAGCAAAAAATTCAAAGATCCATGGTCTGATCATCGACTCACTCCTATCGCGGTCTTCCCGCTGCTTCAGCGCCGCGTCAACTTCGCGCGAACATTTCATCGCGTTGCCATTTCGATCGCGCACAGGTCGCCGGCATTCAGAACCGGCTCCAATTCAGCTCCTTTATCATCTGCGCCGTTGCTGCTTCCGGCTCGAATGGTTAGTCGCTGCCGGAGAGAATATGGGAGGAATCGAAAATCGTAAACAAAGAAGCAAACGAATCGTCACGCCATGCGCGAACGCTGTCGTAAGAGAATCTCTGCAACGCAGTGATAAATCCGTTGGCTTCGCGCCCGCTCTTCGCAGATTCATTCGGGCTGCCGCTCTTGCGATGCGTCTGGCTAGAAACGGTAGCGTCCCCGAGCGGGCGGTACGATGATCCGCAAATCGCGGCAACGTTCCAGCATGCCGCTCATTACGAGGTTGGTGACTGTGCAGGTGCTGTCGAACGGAAATTCAATAATCGGGCGCGGCAGTCCATGCTCATGGTCGATGGCTTCGTGATGATGACGAACTGCTGCAGCGTTTATCTCGGCGACGCCAAGTTTGATTCGGAGTTCGACGAGCTCAACCGCCATCGCGCGATCATATTTACCCATTCGACTTCGCGCCGTGCCGGGAACATATAGGACTGGGCACGCCAGCGAATTCACCAGACAAGAGTTTTCGCGGCTTCGCTCTTACGATTGCCCGAGCACTCGGCGAAAAGCCCTGTAAGCAGCCTCAACCTCGGTATCGGTGGCATCATAAGGGATACCTGGCGGCAGCCGCTTCGCGTAGAAGTACAAAACGTCGGACGACAGGTTCAGGATCCTTTCCGAGTTGCTCTATCACGCTATCTTTGGCGGCTACCGGCGATCGTGCTCAAGGTCGTTGAGGAAGGGCGGCAGTACCCTTCGACCATCTCCTCGGCGGAGACTCTCTGCGACGCATTTCTGCGTGAGACCAGAGGCCTTGCGCGCCGCAACGATCGCTTGTCCGAAGCTTTTCATCTCATCAGACCCTGATTCGGAGTTTCTGAGAACGAGCATTTGAAAACCACATTTGCCGAAATCCGTTGGCGATTCGCGAGGGCAAAACTGTGGGGGATTTTGTGGGGGGTCTCAATCATTTTCGATACAACTTGGTGCACATCGGTAAGCATGCGCCGCAACCTCGAAGTCCTTGGCAGAGAAGGGCTTGATGCGTATCGAACGATAACAAACGATCCCGACCGAAACCGGCCTTTAACGTCTGTTAACCGTCGGAGCGCTGGTTCGCTTCGTCTGGGGGATCCAATTCGAAACCTCCTGTATACGTTTTTGTGACCGGAATTGGCCTGCAGCGGCCAAATTCTAAGCTCCAGAGAACCTTCATTTCCTAATGTTTTGTTGGTCATTTTGGCGGCGTTGGAGAAGCAAGAGGTTTTGAAGACCGGTGGGGCCACCGGGCCCCTTCCTCCTCCAGGATACTTCTAATCTATCGGCTTCTTGCCGATTTTGGCGGCGCATCATGTATCTCTGCTGGGGTTGTAACCTGCCACCTACGGTCTAATGTCCGTCAGTTTAGGGGCTAGGTTCGCCCAGCGCATTGGCGGGCCTGACCCAGCAGCTCGTCGCCAGTTTTGGATTTACGCCACATGATGACTACCTGGCCGACCCGATACCACCGGATTCTTCTGCAGAGAGCGAGAGGACACCGGGCATTGTTGGCTGATAACCATGAGCAACAGATGTCTGTAAGAGATACCAAAGTGTTGTGCATCGGGTCGGACCACACAGAATTCCTCGCGACTGCCTCGGTGGTTTGGTGACTCTATGGTGAATCGACTGAGGTAAGCTCGAGCCCGAGGTGCATCCGTGGACGCTATCGAGAAATATCAGAAGCAGCTTCTGGAACAGACGCTCAGCATCTACCGTGAGACGCCCATCAGTGAGGCCACCCAGCGAGCGTATCTGGCAACCCCCCGCCATCGCTTTGTGCCGCGCTATCGGGAATGGGGCACCAAAGAATGGCACGAGATAGCGGAAGAAAATTTGACCGAGCACGTTCCGATTTTGTACGCAGATCGGCCGTTGATCCTTCATGGAGACCAGGAGGAAGACGAAAACGTCCCCTCCACGATTTCACAACCCTCCTTCGTCCTTCGAATGCTCGACCTGCTGCAAATAAAGCCAGACCACCGCGTCTTCGAACTCGGGACGGGCAGCGGATGGAACGCGGCACTGATTGGTCAGCTAGTCGGACCGGGTGGGCACGTCCAGAGTGTTGAGATTATTCCGGAGGTGGCCCGCAGGGCGTCGAGCACCCTTCGGTCACTGGGAATTTCGAACGTTCGGGTAGTCGAGGGAGACGGAGCAGCAGGGTATCCCGACGCTGCTCCCTATGATCGTGCCATCTTCACGGCGGGTACGTTCGATCTACCGCGCCACTTCTACGAGCAGATCCGCGTGGAAGGATTGCTGCTGGTCGTGATCAAGACCCCCGGTGGCGGAGATAATCTATTTCTGCTGCGCAAAGCCGGCGATCACTTTGAGTCGGTCGAATCCATGATCTGTGGGTTTGTCCAGCTGCGTGGTAGCTACGAATTCAAGGATCTAGAACCTGCCCTCGTGGAAAAAGCGGTGCCGGAATGGAACGAGCTTAGGAGTCATGAGATCAGCAGACGGCGCTT of the Candidatus Binataceae bacterium genome contains:
- a CDS encoding LLM class flavin-dependent oxidoreductase, whose amino-acid sequence is MIRPWIFEFFASPHSPGQHFDPEASQRYFDAYLDLWASAEPAGFEGIFFSEHHFGLSYSPAPNLLIAAVSLRTKKIRLGVMGVVPPYHSPWEMVEEIGMLDHLTGGRLEIGTAAGIPQEMAQVGLGADEARARNDEAIEIIDQALASPVISHHGRFWNFDNLRLTPRPLQQPSPPKWVTVVSIASARKAARRGAKICTGFHPLSKVVEIFDAYRDEADKAGRPVEPEDICLRRVVTMLDSDRDAESIKSTQARIFRKFLEIDPRVDTPERPALLDTPTAHAFSIGDEEFIAGTPAAVAEQIVNQCRIAGAGHFAAIFGRGISPEEQKGWYRDFGARVIPILREAAL
- a CDS encoding protein-L-isoaspartate O-methyltransferase — encoded protein: MDAIEKYQKQLLEQTLSIYRETPISEATQRAYLATPRHRFVPRYREWGTKEWHEIAEENLTEHVPILYADRPLILHGDQEEDENVPSTISQPSFVLRMLDLLQIKPDHRVFELGTGSGWNAALIGQLVGPGGHVQSVEIIPEVARRASSTLRSLGISNVRVVEGDGAAGYPDAAPYDRAIFTAGTFDLPRHFYEQIRVEGLLLVVIKTPGGGDNLFLLRKAGDHFESVESMICGFVQLRGSYEFKDLEPALVEKAVPEWNELRSHEISRRRFWWGSKGKAFFVWATLGIRSFLGIVEPTFRAFKTAKDDIGNKREHHYFGLWDAEHHSLVIANDDWLIAYGNPRAEERLSERLRSWVELGMPTAACLDLKTYPIEVRLEADDHQWIVRRRDSQFLWSLQR